The window TTCCCAGTCGTCCTTCGACATGTACCAGAACGGATTCTCCATGAAGTTCACCGGCACCGAGACGCTCAGGAGCGACCTGCCCGTCGAATGGAAGTGCCCTCAGGGCGATGTGTCGTTCTCCGGGAGGCTCATCGGAGGCTGCATGGACGTCCTCGAGTGGTATCTCATGAAGAAGAACCTGATCATGGACGACTTCATAGCGAAGTATTCCCAGGACGGGATCGTCTGGTTCATGGAGACCTACGACATGGACCAGGGGCGCATCGAGAGGATGTTCTCAGGCATGCTGGACAAGGGCTGGTTCGAAGGGGCTTCGGGATTCGTGTTCGGAAGACCCCTGTTCTACAAGGGTAACGATTACCAACAGGTCATCTGCGATGCCCTGGAGAGCCTGGATGTCCCCAAGGTCTTCGACGCGGATGTCGGGCACAAGGGTCCGAGGATGGTCTTCGTGAACGGTGCCTATTCCACATTCGAAGTCAGAGGCGGGAAGGCCGAGGTCAGATACGACCTGACTAGGTGAATCTGGTCATACGCGTGCGCGCAACCTGTTTTAAGCCGTTAAGGACATACGGGTCGCATGGGACTAATCAAGGCAATCACCACTTCAGTTAGCACATCACTGTCTGACCAGTGGAAGGAGTTCTTCTACTGCGAGGCGATCCCCAAGGACATCCTGATGGTCAAGGGTGTCAAGCGCGTGGGGCCCCGTTCTACCAACACCAAAGGCAGCGACAACATCATCAGCAACGGATCGGGCATTGCCGTCGCGGACGGACAGTGCATGATCATCGTCGAGCAGGGAAAAGTCGTCGAGCTGTGTGCCGAGCCGGGACAGTACACCTTCGACAAGTCCCTGGAACCCAGCATCTTCAGCGGAAGCCTGGGCTCGAGCATCATCAACACGTTCAAGGTCATGGGGAGACGTATCACCTACGGCGGCGACACCGGAAGGGACCAGCGCGTCTACTACTTCAACACCAAGGAGCTCCTCGGCAACGAGTTCTCAACTCCCATCCCGATCCCGTTCCGCGTCGTGGACCCCAACATCAATCTGGACATCGATGTCTCGGTCCGCTGCTCGGGAGTGTTCTCGTACAAAATCGATGACCCCATACTGTTCTACACCAACGTCTGCGGCAACGTCACGGACCAGTATCCCAGGTCCGAGATCAACGGCCAGCTCATCACCGAGTTCCAGGCCGCACTCCAACCCGGATTCGGGAAACTCTCCGCGATGGGACTGCGCCCCAACCAGCTTGTATCTCACACAGAGGAGCTCCAGGATGCCATGAACGAGGCCCTGTCCAGCAAGTGGGGAGAGACCCGCGGACTGAAGATTGTCAGCATCGGTATCGGATCGGTCACCCTGCCTCCGGAGGATGCGGAGCTCATCAAGAACGCCCAGAAGGCGGCCATACTGCGCGACCCGTCGATGGCGGGAGCGACCCTCGTGGAGGCACAGGCCTCCGCCCTCAAGGCAGCGGCCAGCAACGAGGCCGGTGCCATGACCGGACTGGTCGGAATGGGATTCGTGAGCCAGGTCTCCGGGTCCGGTATGGGCGCACAGGGCTACTACGATATGGCCAACCAGCAGCAGAAGCAGGCCCCTGCACAGCAGGCAGCCCCGGCAGCGAACGGCTGGAAGTGCTCCTGCGGAACCATGGCCACCGGCAAGTTCTGCCCCGAGTGCGGTGCGAAGAAGCCCGAATCGGACAGCTGGACCTGCAAATGCGGAACCGTTAACAAAGGGAAGTTCTGCCAGGAATGCGGGTCCAAGAGGCCCGAGGGTCCGCGCACCTACAAGTGCAGCAAGTGCGGATGGGTCCCCGAGGATCCGGCCAAGCCCCCGAAGTTCTGTCCGGAATGCGGCGACCCGTTCAACACCGACGACTCGGCCTGATAACATGGGAGAAGTCATCGAGCACAAGTGTCCCGCATGCGGAGGCACGCTTCAATTCGACGCCACGTCCCAGAAGGTCAAATGCCCCTTCTGCGACAGCGAATACGACATCTCGCAGCTGACCCCGAACGAAGGGGACCTCACCACCGATCTGGCCTCCAACGGAGGAGAGGAGTGGGAGGAGGCCGAGCTCTACGGGATCTCCGAGTATCAGTGCCAGTCATGCGGAGGCGACATATACACAGACGGGAGCACATCCGCCACGATGTGCCCGTACTGCGGCAGCGCGGTCATGCTCAAGGGGCGTCTCAGCGGTACCCTCAAGCCCGACAGGGTCATCCCGTTCCAGCAGACCAAGGATGCCGCTCTCAGCGCCCTCCAGCGCCACATCAGCAGCAAGAGCTTCGTCCCGAAGAACTTCCTGGCCAACAACAAGCTGGAGGAGGTCAAGGGGCTCTATGTTCCGTTCTGGGTCTATGATGCGGAGATCCGCGCCGACGTCCACTACGAAGGTATCGACGAACGCACGTACACCAGGGACGACACCGAATACACCGAGCGCAAGTACTACGACGTTTGGAGGAACGGGGATATCTCATTCGACCACGTTCCGGCCGACGGTTCCAGCAAGATGCAGGACGACCTCATGGAATCCATCGAACCGTTCGACTATTCCAAGTCCCAGC of the methanogenic archaeon mixed culture ISO4-G1 genome contains:
- a CDS encoding LD-carboxypeptidase S66 family, with the translated sequence MIIPKFLREGGTIGVTAPSYGVTDPMDIIRFDHAKEVLLSKGHPVVETPNVHTADQEGRSSPMMQRVSEYCGLLEDENIDVVISASGGDYQCEMLAGMDWDFVERHPKWVQGYSDNTVLLFKTTVEHDIATIYSGNFGDFGMEPWHRSITENLEFLEGKRDSQSSFDMYQNGFSMKFTGTETLRSDLPVEWKCPQGDVSFSGRLIGGCMDVLEWYLMKKNLIMDDFIAKYSQDGIVWFMETYDMDQGRIERMFSGMLDKGWFEGASGFVFGRPLFYKGNDYQQVICDALESLDVPKVFDADVGHKGPRMVFVNGAYSTFEVRGGKAEVRYDLTR
- a CDS encoding SPFH domain/Band 7 family protein codes for the protein MGLIKAITTSVSTSLSDQWKEFFYCEAIPKDILMVKGVKRVGPRSTNTKGSDNIISNGSGIAVADGQCMIIVEQGKVVELCAEPGQYTFDKSLEPSIFSGSLGSSIINTFKVMGRRITYGGDTGRDQRVYYFNTKELLGNEFSTPIPIPFRVVDPNINLDIDVSVRCSGVFSYKIDDPILFYTNVCGNVTDQYPRSEINGQLITEFQAALQPGFGKLSAMGLRPNQLVSHTEELQDAMNEALSSKWGETRGLKIVSIGIGSVTLPPEDAELIKNAQKAAILRDPSMAGATLVEAQASALKAAASNEAGAMTGLVGMGFVSQVSGSGMGAQGYYDMANQQQKQAPAQQAAPAANGWKCSCGTMATGKFCPECGAKKPESDSWTCKCGTVNKGKFCQECGSKRPEGPRTYKCSKCGWVPEDPAKPPKFCPECGDPFNTDDSA